Proteins found in one Pieris napi chromosome 6, ilPieNapi1.2, whole genome shotgun sequence genomic segment:
- the LOC125050424 gene encoding poly(A) RNA polymerase gld-2 homolog A-like, translating to MSEGESVMCHGKNGFSAPRVGQGQNMDRQCHNRQHFLAQMVGVANRGGGSPRSPRQGQRRWLGRDKQHQKDINSPFGYESDDSSLSSNASGSNGSNKSSENDGKRTSSSSGSNTVTREWRSRNRRDHRPRRLTIDRFNSSFYPFEVKFAPDDLLNGSQWDTLSQEIWDKFIKSQQTEATFHNKMQLWRYLYGTVRTIFPRYGLYVVGSTMTGFGLESSDMDLCLYVRSMGHVEPRAHALLHLDYILSFIRAFDPDAELIQAKVPILKFRDAYSGVQVDLNCNNVVGIRNTNMLYAFSIGDWRVRPLVAVAKLWARAHRINDARRRTLSSYALTLMVIHFLQCGTNPWILPRVPEVCEKPSRSQNRLTLGELFLQFLKYYAEFPYDQMAVSVRAGRRIPVAECRYSHLDPHQWKHICVEEPFDLTNTARSVYDPETFEKIVKAFRDSHRRLAPRPRLAEAWPQAR from the exons ATGAGTGAAGGTGAGTCAGTGATGTGCCATGGGAAAAATGGCTTTAGTGCTCCACGCGTAGGTCAGGGACAGAATATGGACCGACAATGTCATAATCGCCAGCACTTTCTGGCACAAATGGTTGGGGTGGCTAATCGCGGAGGAGGATCGCCGCGGTCGCCGCGGCAGGGCCAGAGGCGATGGCTGGGCAGGGACAAGCAACATCAAAAAGATATTAATTCCCCATTTGGATATGAATCTGATGACTCAAGCCTATCTAGCAATGCCTCAGGATCAAATGGATCTAATAAATCAAGTGAAAATG ATGGTAAACGCACTTCAAGCAGTTCTGGTTCAAATACTGTGACTCGTGAATGGCGTTCCAGGAACCGTCGTGATCACCGGCCAAGAAGGTTAACAATAGACAGATTTAACTCTTCATTCTATCCGTTTGAAGTAAAGTTTGCTCCCGATGACTTACTTAATG GTTCCCAGTGGGATACCCTATCTCAGGAGATATGGGATAAGTTTATAAAGTCTCAGCAAACAGAGGCCACCTTCCACAATAAGATGCAATTGTGGAGATATCTCTATGGAACTGTTAGG ACAATATTTCCCCGCTACGGTTTATATGTCGTCGGGTCTACGATGACGGGCTTCGGTCTAGAGTCGTCAGACATGGATCTGTGTCTGTATGTGCGTTCGATGGGTCACGTGGAGCCGCGGGCACACGCACTTCTGCACCTGGATTATATTCTCTCCTTCATTCGGGCGTTTGATCCGG ACGCGGAACTGATTCAAGCCAAGGTGCCCATCCTGAAGTTCCGCGATGCCTACTCCGGGGTGCAAGTGGACCTCAATTGCAACAACGTGGTCGGCATTCGGAATACCAACATGCTCTACGCCTTCTCCATCG GCGATTGGCGCGTGCGCCCTCTGGTGGCGGTGGCCAAACTGTGGGCGCGGGCGCATCGCATCAACGACGCGAGAAGACGGACGCTGTCTTCGTACGCCCTCACCCTCATGGTCATCCACTTTTTGCAGT GCGGCACGAACCCGTGGATTCTCCCTCGCGTTCCGGAAGTGTGCGAGAAGCCCTCGAGGTCCCAGAATAGGCTCACTCTAGGGGAACTGTTCCTGCAATTTCTCAAATACTACGCGGAATTCCC CTACGACCAGATGGCGGTGTCGGTCCGCGCCGGAAGACGCATCCCCGTCGCCGAGTGCCGCTACTCGCATCTCGACCCTCACCAGTGGAAGCACATCTGTGTCGAAG AGCCCTTCGACCTGACGAACACGGCTCGGTCGGTGTACGACCCGGAGACGTTCGAGAAGATCGTGAAGGCCTTCCGCGACAGCCATCGACGGCTGGCCCCCCGCCCCCGCCTGGCCGAGGCCTGGCCGCAGGCCCGATGA
- the LOC125050703 gene encoding uncharacterized protein LOC125050703 has translation MSHFGDFMDGVPVKISEKYKRPSPIELPYNVTECPLRAQNVVDCVNYCSTFERNILAKLKELRSAKETKKNERRHRLHLLEEAKQKKLDAIAAAEAEEKLKQLSISEVSYPSTEEISPLSPDDKPEHNCDTSVQDNIVTNNSDTNKSTSVDINLTNIAQDSQSSILQPIQVQSNYQQCSLLDDPDPLQELKFTTNITKAQYSHNVETLTFKDFENDTSSPFDNVELKTINDMELLAQVLQSQRDSSVSCQMQSYPDQVYSGYANCATQAQLDGGTYLPNAYQQTIQDPNIMYSSPQHFPVSNGFYVQADTICDNTLPLDNVYVPNYQYYVPTQTYADQYYNASTSADISQVANGSYISQPYYYQYQPYYDPKINTEQNNVTSSSSQNIKSRSRSVPDIVRELNEELATAKLRAYERSCNVSPAPVTIVPRSSSTSEKRDSRRRKQEQLPNPFEKFPPQLQSVCQKIHGMGFPLDRVARVCSLVGDNDKKIIEGLLIVGELMDLGFSEGKVSAALAKHEFNRDKALDELVS, from the exons ATGTCACACTTCGGAGATTTTATGGACGGTGTTCCCGTTAAAATATCTGAGAAGTACAAGCGTCCTTCACCAATAGAGTTACCCTACAATGTAACTGAATGTCCTTTACGTGCACAGAATGTTGTCGATTGCGTAAATTACTGCTCTACATTTGAGCGTAACATTCTTGCAAAACTTAAAGAACTAAGAAGTGCAAAAGAGACCAAGAAAAACGAAAGACGACATCGTCTTCACCTTCTTGAAGAGGCGAAGCAAAAGAAACTTGATGCTATTGCTGCAGCTGAGGCTGAGGAGAAGCTAAAGCAACTGAGCATTTCTGAAGTGTCTTATCCCAGCACTGAAGAGATAAGCCCACTCTCACCCGATGATAAGCCAGAGCATAACTGTGATACCTCAGTTCAAGACAATAttgttactaataattctGATACAAATAAATCAACTAGTGTAGATATTAACTTGACTAACATTGCCCAGGACTCTCAGTCAAGCATCTTACAACCTATCCAAGTTCAGTCCAACTATCAGCAATGCAGTTTGCTTGATGATCCTGATCCACTTCAAGAATTGAAATTCACTACAAATATAACAAAGGCACAGTATTCACACAATGTGGAAACTTTGACTTTTAAAGATTTTGAAAATGACACATCTAGCCCATTTGATAATGTTGAACTGAAAACTATAAATGATATGGAATTATTAGCTCAAGTTTTACAAAGTCAAAGAGATTCAAGTGTTAGTTGTCAAATGCAAAGTTACCCTGATCAAGTGTATTCAGGATATGCCAACTGTGCTACACAGGCCCAACTTGATGGAGGTACATACCTTCCCAATGCATACCAACAGACAATACAAGATCCAAACATTATGTATTCATCTCCCCAACACTTTCCTGTCTCTAATGGATTCTATGTTCAAGCAGACACAATCTGTGATAACACTTTGCCTTTAGACAATGTGTATGTTCCCAATTATCAATATTATGTTCCTACTCAAACATATGCTGATCAATACTATAACGCATCTACATCAGCAGATATCAGCCAAGTTGCAAATGGTTCATACATTTCTCAGCCTTACTATTATCAGTATCAACCATATTATGatccaaaaataaatactgaaCAGAATAATGTAACATCAAGCAGTTCACAGAATATAAAATCTAGATCAAGAAGTGTGCCAGACATTGTGAGAGAGTTGAATGAAGAATTAGCTACAGCTAAATTAAGGGCTTATGAAAGGTCTTGTAATGTTAGCCCAGCACCAGTAACCATTGTGCCTAGGTCTTCCTCTACTAGTGAGAAAAGAGATAGTAGGAGAAGGAAACAAGAGCAGTTACCAAACCCATTTGAAAAGTTTCCACCTCAGTTGCAAAGTGTTTGTCAAAAAATTCATGGCATGGGCTTCCCACTAGATCGGGTAGCAAGAGTATGCAGTTTAGTTGGTGACAATGATAAAAAG ATAATAGAAGGTCTTCTGATTGTTGGAGAGCTCATGGATCTAGGTTTCTCTGAAGGAAAAGTATCAGCAGCTCTTGCTAAACATGAATTTAATAGAGATAAGGCATTAGATGAGTTGGTTTCATAG